From the genome of Mya arenaria isolate MELC-2E11 chromosome 5, ASM2691426v1:
TTTACTACCATGCCACGTTAAACGGGACAGCTTTACTACCATGCCACGTTAAACGGGACAGCTTTACTACCATGGCACTTGAAAGATTTAGCTCTGTTGTCGGTGTTGTAATTATTAAATTGGTTTTCAGAGACAGAGTGTGTGTGGCTCTTCCTGGTTTGGCTGTGTACCCGTTTCCTGTGACCCTTGTGCCTAAGTCTGATGTTACTTCCTGATACATGATGTCACCTTTACAACACATGCTTTGGGCCTGCATGTCAAGGACCTATATTATATGAGAATTATTGAAATACCCTtggttaaagtaaataaaagaaagaaaaaaatgcaatataacgTTGCTTTATTTAATAAGTTAGGAGTACATTGCCATGAATaaattatagatataaatatatacacttttAGCAGGTCAAAGTTGCTACGTTTTTTGTACAATACACTTTTCATAAAAATGAGCAATAAATGACAACTtcaaatttaacatttgaaaatatttttaagcatttcTTTATATTCTGTATGATAAgatttacaaaacatgtcttTATGAAAAATACTAATTGGCTCAGTTTTAGAGAATGCATCATTTAGATAAAGAATTGTTTTTAGTGAAGATATAAAACATGGGACAATGGGGTACACCGCATTTAAgctgcattttcattttatgatgttttttttcattttgatttgtgGTTCTTGGGCAGTAATTAAAATTTGCTCTTTACTACCGTTTATTCTTAAGGTTTGAGTAGAGCTAGATAAAAATCTGTCATGATTCAAATAATCTGACAAACAGACATTATGTCTGTTTTTTACTGTTTATGGGATAGCAAGTGAAATTAGTTGTTTacaagttttatgaaaattttattaaacaggtTGAATTTATGACAGGGGATTTGACATGTAGTGACCTATTTTTGACCCGAGGTAACCTTTGTTTAGAACTGCTCAAGACAagtattctgaccaagtttcataacaattagataaaaactattgaatttatgacatatattttcttttaagatttgacctagtgacctggTTGTTTTacctgaggtgacccatattaatgttttgtcaaGACAACTTGCAGACAagtattctgaccaagtttcataacaatttgATGAAAACGATTGAATTCATGACCTGGAAAGAAACTTAACCAAAAATTGTGACCATCACCCGATTTTACACCATTccaaatatcttaatttttcattaaaaaatatgactAAAAACTGGgtttttttatgtcattttgggAACAAACACAACACTTTAAAACCTGAAAATGCAATTACAGGATAACAATATACAACATTTGATTATAGCACACAAAGATAATTATAACACTGAGCAAACTATTGTACGAAATTGAGTGGATCAGATCCAGGGACCTGAATAAATGAAGGAATGGGCTGCACACATTCACAACATCACAGTGATAATCTGCATCTACCTGTCATGAAGGAATGGGCTGCACACATTCACAACATCACAGTGATAATCTACATCTACCTGTCATGAAGGAATGGGCTGCACACATTCACAACATCACAGTGATAATCTACATCTACCTGTCATGAAGGAATGGGCTGCACACATTCACAACATCACAGTGATAATCTACCTGTCTACCTGATTTTATAcatcatatgttttaaaaatgcctATATGTACAATGTTCTTGCTGGCATAAAACAGTGTCCTTGTGACCTAGACAAACACACAAGTTCAGCATGCGCTGGCTTCACTTTTCGGATAAGCAGCACTACACAACTGAGCTAACAAGTAACACTGTACAACCTCAATAAGGTCAATGTTTATTGTACATGGAGTAATACATGGGTAATACAGGagttaaacaattcaaaaatcACTGAGCTATACTTATAATGGATGTCTTCCCTGATATAAAGTCCTGCTATAAGCTGTTAAGAATTACTAAGAGCTACTCAGAACTTATATTAGTACCGgtatttttaatgcatatataGCTTATAGATAAATATGAAgaagtttaaaaagatttaGTTTTAGgactattaattattttttttactttaatctaGATTTTTCACTgtgttgtgtttaattaaaatttaaacacatgaAGCATTTTTGTAAGGAGTTTTCTGAGGCAGCatgtttaaaatgcaatatCGATATCAATTCATTTAgctatgaatatatatattaataaatctataaataaaaactGGTATTAATCAACAGTGTTGCATTGAAAGAAATTTTGAGATGTCCATAAAACTTAAATTGCTACTAAGAAAAATAGAGAGCTGCTTAAAGCACTAATAGATTTAACATCTATATAATCAAGTTTAAAATCCGGTAAAAAGTGGAcagattaaaatgaattttgaatttaatcTAGATGTCTAGTGTTTGATTAGAATTGAAATAAgtctttttattgaaaaagaagaTTCTCTTGAGCATTCTATGGATATGCGTATACATGCAGCAACTTGAAAAAGAGCTTCTGTAGGActtttggatatattttatttcattacttcTCTTTATAACATTACATAGTGCTTTTAAGTGTCTTGTAGTAGCTCTCAGTAGTTCTAAGTGGCTATTTGGGGAGTACCGCCTGATTCAACGctatgaaaagaaaaatgtgtgTAAATTTCCATGTTCTTCTTAAAGAGTAGACAAAGTCTCTTCGTAAATGCCCTGACAAATGGGACAACCAATGAAATTAGTAATTATAATGCCATTTGTAAGTCTAAGCTTCATCCCTATTTATTACTTAAGTTGATTTACTGCTAATTAGCACGGTACATACAAGTTATTTTGACAGTAAATAGTACATAAACTGGTTTTAAAATTAACAGAATTCAACCAATCAGTGTAATATTTACATGATATCACAATGAACACCTTCAGAAATTAAAGATTAAACACTGCACCAAAGACAAAGTTGAGCTAAAGGTCTTTGATGGTGAATGTCTGTAGAGTGCACTTTTTGTCAATGGTTGAGTAGTACGGCTCTGCTTGTTCACCCATAACATCCTTTGAGATGCCCTGTACGTCATACACCTTGCCCCTCCCACCGAACATGTGCTCAATGCTGGCCTGTGATGTTACTGAAGGGTTGTAGCGCAACGATGAGTGGATGGAGGCAGCAGAGAGCTCTGACTGGCGCTTCTGGTGTTGTTCCCGCTGTTTACGATGAGCGGCCTGCAGGCGCTCCTGCTGCTTGGCGTCCTTCATTGCACGACAGAAGCTTGTGACATAGGCGTAGAGCACAAGGGATGCAGAACCGCCAAGGAAGAAGGCAAGGGCCCCAACGAGGAACATCTGCCCGAGGCTGAACCGCGGCCGTGATAGGTACCCGTCCTCAGACAGCGAGCTTGCAATTGCTACCACTGTAAAAGTGATTTGGTTTGattgaaaagcaaaatacatgtatttcaaagttttcaagttataaatatctttcatgtgattgaatgaaatatgtactGCCAGATTTCCCTTCATTGGCAAAACAAGTTCTGAAAAACACCAGTGACAACCTGAAGaaattaaaccttttaaaatctACATGTACGTGTTCAGAATGCATAATACCATGATATTACAGACACATTAATAAGAATCTTCTATTAGAACCATAAGGACACCAAGATATTTAGAATACAGTCTTACCCCTGCATGGTCCCATATCACAGTTGGAGAAGTCCTCGCTGCTGCCATCACAAGTAATGGTGAACTTCCGTCCAGGTGGATGAGAGCTGCACATTCTTGTGCGTGACGTCACACCCTGTCCGCATGTGACAGAACATAGGGACAATGTGGACCAGCAGCCCCATTGACCTAGGATTGAAGAAAATTAGAGCtttaattttctgtttaaatatacatgtaaaaagcAACTGAACATAAAGTGACAAAATGCCAGTGTGAAGGAAAGGAATACAACACCTCACTTGCCACTCATTAAATGTCCTAAAAATAAAGCCTTGTGTGTAAAGGGGAGGAATTTATGGTTCTCTTTATCGAGTTTTATTGAATAAGAAAGAGCACATACCTTTACATGGGTGGTCATTGCACAGCTGACCCTCAAGCGTGTGACCAGGGCAGTCCTGACCGTGTCCTAGGGGTAATGGGTCACTGCATTCCCGCCGCCTCCACCGCTGTCCACCCCCACAGTCACGTGAACACAAAGTCCAGTCTGTCCATTGCCCCCAACCACCGTCTACATCATCAACTAACGACACCTCTGAAACCCACAGATTTTTTACCATCCAGAAAGGAGAGGATGAGATGGTATTGTATAAGTGAATGTGTGGCATGTCTTTTATACAAGAACAGGGAACTTTTACACAATCACTGCCATATATTACTTTACAAATCGGTGGAAGGCATGAACTCCATTATACTAATGTAATTAGATAAGCGCACTGACATCACTATAATGCAATGAATGCTATGGACTGTTATGACCAGATTTAAGTATTACAACTCGATGAGTCATATGCACTATATTATATCGGAATACACAAGATGTATGCAATTGAAACAACTAGATGGATACACTACATACCACATAGTGCAAGAAGCACCACAAACTGAATCTAATGTTGAGATGTATTGAATTATTACACAATGAGCAGGGTTTACTGCATAACAAGACTGGGAGCTGTatgaagtccattacaagacaGGAAGCTGGATAAAGTCCATTACAAGACAGGGAGCTGGatgaagtccattacaagacGGGGAGCTGAATGAAGTCAATTACAAGACGGGGAGCTGTatgaagtccattacaagacagggagctgtatgaagtccattacaagacagggagctgtatgaagtccattacaagacagggagctgtatgaagtccattacaagacGGGGAGCTGAatgaagtccattacaagacagggagctgtatgaagtccattacaagacTGGGAGCTGTatgaagtccattacaagacagggagctgtatgaagtccattacaagacaGGGAGCTGGATAAAGTCCATTACAAGACAGGGAGCTGTatgaagtccattacaagacagggagctgtatgaagtccattacaagacGGGGAGCTGAATATAGTCAATTACAAGACAGGGAGCTGTatgaagtccattacaagacTGGGAGCTGTatgaagtccattacaagacagggagctgtatgaagtccattacaagacaGGGAGCTGGATAAAGTCCATTACAAGACAGGGAGCTGTatgaagtccattacaagacagggagctgtatgaagtccattacaagacagggagctgtatgaagtccattacaagacaGGAAGCTGGATAAAGTCCATTACAAGACAGGGAGCTGGatgaagtccattacaagacGGGGAGCTGAATGAAGTCAATTACAAGACAGGGAGCTGGatgaagtccattacaagacagggagctggatgaagtccattacaagacaGGGAGCTGGATTAAGTCCATTACAAGACAGGGAGCTGAatgaagtccattacaagacaGGGAGCTGAATGAAGTCCATTACAACACAATGAGCTGAatgaagtccattacaagacGGGGAGCTGGATAGAGTCCATTACAAGACGGGGAGCTGGatgaagtccattacaagacaGGGAGCTGAATGAAGTCCATTAC
Proteins encoded in this window:
- the LOC128234566 gene encoding semaphorin-5A-like, which encodes MCHPDFTPSNFQEVSLVDDVDGGWGQWTDWTLCSRDCGGGQRWRRRECSDPLPLGHGQDCPGHTLEGQLCNDHPCKGQWGCWSTLSLCSVTCGQGVTSRTRMCSSHPPGRKFTITCDGSSEDFSNCDMGPCRVVAIASSLSEDGYLSRPRFSLGQMFLVGALAFFLGGSASLVLYAYVTSFCRAMKDAKQQERLQAAHRKQREQHQKRQSELSAASIHSSLRYNPSVTSQASIEHMFGGRGKVYDVQGISKDVMGEQAEPYYSTIDKKCTLQTFTIKDL